Proteins encoded together in one Astatotilapia calliptera chromosome 7, fAstCal1.2, whole genome shotgun sequence window:
- the LOC113026233 gene encoding uncharacterized protein LOC113026233, with protein sequence MGNYRTKLARSGCVEVSVNAGRRSVNNPEGEHPHSNIKRARRAEVNYLPNFPRGEDQVSLEDMRVQIKNEVEKTEPNKVMIEKLMQTTFALRRHEIVQDNPMVKNFLEKWPALRFDSQICAEFHRVTNINLRNQFYAELDRHTPRLMALYRQKAARTGKISEALRTILNHYDLQEAPDINVKRTAVLRALPVYLREEDPEFFKTCNADTLDESTLIDTPVALLTVVTDGASQTSPVHFTSSSMAIVVEGDLVMREIPRFADAFALLFGLIYALHLDYPRKHVHTFTFVQKIFMGLVDGKPLKPCLHALKNDLLLKE encoded by the exons ATGGGAAATTATCGCACCAAGCTAGCCAGATCTGGATGTGTGGAGGTGTCTGTCAACGCTGGCAGGAGGAGTGTTAACAACCCTGAAGGAGAGCATCCCCACTCAAACATAAAAAGAGCCAGAAGAGCTGAGGTGAACTACCTCCCAAACTTTCCAAGAGGAGAAGATCAGGTCAGTTTGGAGGATATGAGAGTCCAGATAAAAAATGAGGTTGAGAAGACTGAGCCCAACAAAGTAATGATTGAAAAACTGATGCAGACTACCTTCGCACTTCGTCGCCATGAAATTGTTCAAGACAACCCAATGGTAAAGAACTTCTTAGAGAAATGGCCTGCTCTGCGATTTGACTCTCAG atttgtgCGGAGTTCCACCGAGTCACAAACATTAACCTGCGGAACCAGTTCTACGCTGAActtgacagacacacaccacgACTTATGGCTCTATACAGACAGAAGGCTGCACGGACTGGCAAGATATCAGAGGCTCTGCGAACCATCCTGAATCATTATGATCTTCAG gaGGCGCCTGATATCAACGTGAAACGCACTGCAGTGCTTCGTGCCCTTCCTGTATACCTGCGGGAGGAGGACCCAGAATTCTTTAAGACATGTAAT GCGGACACATTGGATGAGTCGACCCTCATTGACACTCCAGTTGCCCTTCTCACAGTGGTTACCGACGGCGCTTCCCAGACCAGTCCAGTCCATTTTACTTCCTCAAGCATGGCCATTGTGGTGGAAGGCGACTTGGTGATGCGTGAGATTCCCAGATTTGCAGATGCATTTGCCTTATTGTTTGGCTTGATCTATGCTCTGCATTTAGACTACCCCAGGAAGCACGTTCACACATTTACCTTTGTCCAAAAAATCTTCATGGGGCTTGTTGACGGCAAACCTCTGAAACCCTGCCTACATGCtcttaaaaatgatttgttgCTGAAAGAGTAG
- the LOC113026232 gene encoding zinc finger BED domain-containing protein 1-like — MEAHLRVVGPMNGKFVFHKRPDGTIDKGKVVCLECKKEFAYHRSSSSLAYHLNAKHPAASAATASSEGVSNIASQSKAFRQTKLENTPRMSKSATDRLTNVIAKWIAMNCRPINIVEDEGLTEVLQIASNDPSYKPPCRTTVTTKISKMYDGEKKNKLEILAEDSPNCVAITGDHWTSAGNHSYFGVTGHFIDSEWNLNSFALTVMRTETRHFADKCAEQFLKVANDWGIENKISTIGTDSAANMLAAMRALPYEHIACNAHILQRTITVCLDSSGFVGVLAKCRKIVGHFKQSPASTTELNQQQVALGKKSDQLIQDVPTRWNSTLAMVSRLLCNREAVQATLHQQNHRLVLPTEAEWAKLQRLELLLEPCKYVTELLGGEAYVSCSVVLPAFRHLYRVMDITDDDPAYVVKFKNAFQKDLAARRANGNEIWFEVATALDPRFKDLKCLPREKREQVWTILENMLQAAEPRRADSLQPSTEDDGPAQKKRRSELLLGSDSDSEDGIESGELQRYRAEPSISIDDCPLQWWYAHSGVYEKLSVLAQKYLASPATSVPCERLFSLAGHIVQKKRAALLPENVTRLVCLSDWLRKKK; from the exons ATGGAGGCGCATCTGAGAGTTGTTGGCCCAATGAACGGGAAATTTGTATTTCATAAACGCCCCGACGGCACCATTGACAAAGGTAAAGTGGTCTGCCTAGAGTGTAAGAAGGAGTTTGCTTACCACCGAAGCAGCTCAAGTTTGGCCTATCACCTCAACGCAAAGCACCCAGCCGCGAGTGCAGCAACAGCTAGCAGTGAAGGCGTTAGCAATATAGCAAGCCAGAGCAAAGCTTTTCGCCAAACAAAACTAGAGAATACCCCTCGTATGAGCAAGTCTGCGACCGACAGGCTGACTAATGTTATTGCCAAGTGGATAGCGATGAACTGTAGGCCGATAAATATAGTAGAGGACGAAGGATTGACAGAGGTGTTGCAAATTGCGTCCAATGACCCGTCATACAAGCCGCCGTGCAGGACTACAGTAACGACCAAAATCAGCAAAATGTACGACggcgaaaagaaaaacaaacttgagATTTTGGCGGAGGATTCTCCCAACTGTGTTGCTATAACCGGAGATCACTGGACCTCAGCTGGCAACCACAGCTATTTTGGGGTGACTGGACACTTTATTGATAGTGAGTGGAACCTCAACTCATTTGCACTGACCGTCATGAGAACAGAAACCAGGCACTTTGCTGATAAATGCGCCGAACAGTTCCTCAAGGTAGCAAATGACTGGGGTATTGAAAACAAGATATCCACCATTGGCACAGACAGCGCAGCAAACATGCTGGCTGCTATGAGAGCACTTCCATATGAGCACATCGCCTGCAATGCTCACATTCTCCAGAGGACCATCACGGTATGTCTCGATAGCAGTGGTTTTGTCGGTGTACTGGCAAAGTGCCGCAAGATTGTTGGTCATTTTAAACAAAGCCCTGCGAGTACCACAGAACTTAACCAACAACAAGTAGCACTCGGAAAGAAGAGCGATCAACTTATACAGGATGTACCCACCAGGTGGAACTCGACTCTCGCAATGGTCTCACGCCTCCTATGTAACCGAGAGgctgtccaggctacgttgcaCCAACAGAACCACAGGTTGGTCTTGCCAACCGAAGCTGAGTGGGCGAAACTGCAGAGGCTGGAGCTCCTGCTTGAACCATGCAA GTATGTGACAGAGCTGCTGGGTGGTGAGGCCTACGTCTCTTGCTCTGTAGTGCTGCCTGCTTTTCGCCATCTGTACCGTGTCATGGACATTACTGATGATGATCCTGCCTACGTGGTGAAGTTCAAGAATGCCTTCCAGAAGGATCTGGCAGCACGACGAGCTAATGGCAACGAGATATGGTTCGAGGTGGCCACAGCATTGGATCCACGGTTTAAGGATTTGAAATGTCTTCCAAGAGAAAAGAGGGAACAG gtgTGGACCATTCTGGAGAATATGCTCCAGGCAGCAGAGCCCAGAAGAGCAGATAGTCTCCAGCCCTCCACAGAGGATGATGGACCAgctcagaagaagaggaggagcgaACTCCTTCTGGGGTCTGACTCTGACTCAGAAGATGGAATTGAGTCTGGAGAGCTGCAGCGCTACAGAGCAGAACCCAGCATCAGTATTGATGACTGTCCCCTGCAGTGGTGGTATGCTCACTCAGGAGTCTATGAAAAGCTGTCAGTCCTAGCACAAAAGTACCTGGCCTCCCCAGCTACCTCTGTACCCTGTGAGAGACTCTTTAGCCTTGCAGGCCACATAGTGCAAAAGAAAAGGGCAGCCTTGCTTCCAGAAAATGTTACCAGGCTGGTGTGTCTTAGCGACTGGCTGAGGAAGAAGAAATGA